The following coding sequences are from one Lolium rigidum isolate FL_2022 chromosome 6, APGP_CSIRO_Lrig_0.1, whole genome shotgun sequence window:
- the LOC124662105 gene encoding AT-hook motif nuclear-localized protein 20-like codes for MGASTARKTCLAVVPLDGGVDCEEDRPRRLEVEEPLAVHDWRIEPKLANKWWDEGRLGLPLTTEAPPSVLSSNQQLDAMAAKADGENSGGGSGQDDDRCEPKEGAVVVPANRRPRGRPPGSKNKPKPPIFVTRDSPNALRSHVMEVAGGADIAESIAHFSRRRQRGVCVLSGAGTVADVALRQPAAPGAVVALRGRFEILSLTGTFLPGPSPPGSTGLTVYLAGGQGQVVGGSVVGALTAAGPVMVIASTFANATYERLPLDEAEEDHHQDAAGRGGVHAPMMSDPSAAMPIYGVPANIGGGPLGHAATDGMPWPQGHARPPY; via the exons ATGGGGGCGTCTACCGCGAGGAAGACATGCCTCGCCGTCGTTCCGCTCGACGGGGGCGTTGACTGCGAGGAGGACCGGCCTCGccggctggaggtggaggagccgctgGCCGTCCACGACTGGC GAATCGAACCGAAGCTGGCGAACAAGTGGTGGGACGAAGGGCGGCTGGGCCTCCCGCTCACCACGGAGGCGCCGCCGTCAGTCCTCTCCAGCAACCAGCAGCTGGACGCCATGGCGGCCAAGGCAGACGGGGAGAACAGCGGCGGGGGCAGCGGCCAGGACGACGACCGCTGTGAGCCCAAGGAGGGCGCGGTGGTGGTGCCAGCGAATCGGCGCCCGCGCGGCCGGCCCCCGGGGTCCAAGAACAAGCCGAAGCCGCCCATCTTCGTCACGCGGGACAGCCCCAACGCGCTGCGCAGCCACGTCAtggaggtggccggcggcgccgaCATCGCCGAGTCCATCGCCCACTTCTCCCGCCGCAGGCAGCGCGGCGTCTGCGTGCTCAGCGGCGCCGGAACCGTCGCCGACGTCGCGCTCCGCCAGCCGGCAGCGCCGGGCGCCGTCGTCGCCCTCCGCGGTCGCTTCGAGATACTCTCCCTCACAGGCACCTTCCTCCCCGGGCCTTCACCGCCGGGCTCCACGGGGCTCACCGTATACCTCGCCGGCGGGCAGGGGCAGGTGGTCGGGGGCAGCGTcgtgggcgcgctcaccgcggcgGGGCCGGTCATGGTGATCGCGTCCACCTTCGCCAATGCCACGTACGAGCGCCTGCCGCTGGACGAGGCCGAGGAGGATCACCACCAGGACGCCGCCGGAAGGGGCGGTGTTCACGCTCCGATGATGAGCGACCCCTCGGCGGCGATGCCAATCTATGGCGTGCCAGCGAACATTGGAGGCGGGCCGCTTGGGCATGCGGCTACGGACGGGATGCCATGGCCGCAGGGGCATGCACGACCGCCATACTAG
- the LOC124668322 gene encoding AAA-ATPase At3g50940-like produces MAAPSEGPKVLKAYKEALATAASVSAYAMLARGMAREFLPDELCAAVRWGASLVCSRLGAREKARHTIIIRRVENNHLFDAARTYLADKISPRTMPRLRLSHSRVTDESDGSSSWCTLLSMEDGGSTTDNFDGAEFRWLYVESGGDDNDNRGRGGSESLELSFEAEHADTVLERYVPFVVSAAEELWRQDRALKIFLNDGSMWQGINHHHPASFDTLAMDPALKRAVRDDLDRFLKRRDYYQRIGKAWKRGYLLYGPPGTGKSSLVAAMANYLRFNIYDLDLAGLYDNTCLQRLLVDMSNQSILVIEDIDCSFDTMSRERSKVSESADAEDDDDDRDHRTREEPKITLSGLLNFIDGLWSTSGEERIIIFTTNYKDRLDPALLRPGRMDMHVYMGYCCWEAFRTLAQNYHLLEDHPLFPEIQELLAAVEVTPAEVSEMLLRSEDADVAMRVLTEFLQERSGATKESKHKPDEAQ; encoded by the coding sequence ATGGCGGCACCGTCGGAGGGGCCAAAGGTGCTGAAGGCATACAAGGAGGCGCTCGCCACCGCAGCCTCGGTGAGCGCGTACGCCATGCTTGCGCGCGGCATGGCGCGGGAGTTCCTCCCCGACGAGCTGTGTGCAGCGGTGCGCTGGGGAGCGTCCTTGGTGTGCTCCCGCCTGGGAGCCCGCGAGAAGGCCCGCCACACCATCATCATCCGCCGCGTCGAGAACAACCACTTATTCGACGCGGCACGCACGTACCTGGCCGACAAGATCAGTCCGCGTACCATGCCCCGGCTGCGCCTCTCGCACTCCCGCGTCACTGATGAGTCGGACGGGAGCAGCAGCTGGTGCACGCTCCTGAGCATGGAGGATGGCGGCTCCACCACCGACAACTTCGACGGCGCCGAGTTCCGCTGGCTGTACGTGGAATCCGGTGGCGACGACAACGATAACAGGGGCCGGGGCGGCAGCGAGTCCTTGGAGCTGAGCTTCGAGGCGGAGCACGCGGATACCGTGCTCGAGAGGTACGTTCCCTTCGTCgtgtcggcggcggaggagctgtgGCGCCAGGACCGCGCGCTCAAGATCTTTCTCAACGACGGGAGCATGTGGCAGGGGATCAACCACCACCACCCGGCCTCCTTCGACACGCTCGCCATGGACCCGGCACTCAAGCGGGCCGTCCGCGACGACCTCGACCGCTTCCTCAAGAGGAGAGACTACTACCAGCGGATCGGCAAGGCGTGGAAGCGCGGCTACCTGCTCTACGGCCCCCCGGGCACCGGCAAGTCCAGcctcgtcgccgccatggccaactATCTCCGTTTCAACATCTACGACCTCGATCTCGCCGGATTGTACGACAACACCTGCCTGCAGAGGCTTCTCGTCGACATGTCTAACCAGTCCATCCTCGTCATCGAGGATATTGACTGCAGCTTCGACACCATGTCCAGGGAACGTAGCAAGGTATCGGAATCGGCCGAcgctgaggacgacgacgacgaccgagACCACCGCACCCGCGAGGAGCCCAAAATTACACTTTCGGGGCTGCTCAACTTCATCGACGGCCTGTGGTCAACCAGCGGCGAGGAGcgcatcatcatcttcaccaccaACTACAAGGACCGCCTCGACCCGGCGCTGCTGCGACCGGGACGCATGGATATGCACGTCTACATGGGCTACTGCTGCTGGGAGGCGTTCAGAACGCTGGCCCAGAACTATCACCTCCTCGAGGATCACCCTCTGTTCCCGGAGATACAGGAGCTGCTTGCGGCGGTGGAGGTGACACCGGCCGAGGTGTCCGAGATGCTGCTGAGGAGTGAGGACGCTGATGTTGCGATGCGGGTGCTTACGGAGTTCCTGCAAGAAAGGAGCGGGGCAACAAAAGAGTCAAAGCACAAGCCCGACGAGGCACAGTAG